GTAAGGTAATTCATGTTTGCAGGATCTGTAGCAATAAGCACTTCAACACCATTTTCAATCATTCTTTGCTGTGTTTTTCTGAGCCTTTCCTTATACTCTTCTACTTGAAAATACAAGGTTTTTTCCATTGCTTAATATCTCCCCTCTGTATGAAAAGTTTTATTATTATTGGTGTAGATTGTCAATTGTCGACAATCCAATGGCAATAAAAATCTTATAGCTCTAAAATCTTCCATCCTTATAGGATATAATATGCTCCCGTAAAGCCTTTTTACATCTTTCTAAGTCTTTACTTCTTAAGTGTTTAATAATTTCATAATGATCAGTTGCTGTAACTAACAAGTTTCCCGTCTCATTTGTATCATACAGCATGGCCATTCTTAGTTGAAAAAAAATTCCCTCTAAAATCTCCACCCTTCTAGAACTTCCTGATTTTTTCCATATGAACCTGTGGAATTCCATATCTTTCATGTTGATAATTACGGCTTTTTTTTCTACATCCTCAGGCCCATTCACTACATGAATCATGCTATTTACAATGTTCTCCAGAGTAAGGAAATCTTCTTCTGTTAGTTTGTTTTGATTGATTAAGATTTCAAGGATGTTATTCTCCAATAGAAGTCTTATGTCAAAAACTTCTTTTATGTCTTCTAGTGTAAATTTTGTAATATAGGTACCTTTACGTGGAATAACTGTTACAATCCCCTCGTTTTGAAGTTCTTTTATTCCTTCTCTTACTGGTGCTCTACTTATACCAAGGGTTTTAGCAACTTCTGTTTCTAATATATGATCGCCTTCTTTATATATTCCACATAGAATTCTTTCCTTGATATAATCAACA
The sequence above is drawn from the Clostridium formicaceticum genome and encodes:
- a CDS encoding GntR family transcriptional regulator produces the protein MLIDTAEYQKENLCSIVVDYIKERILCGIYKEGDHILETEVAKTLGISRAPVREGIKELQNEGIVTVIPRKGTYITKFTLEDIKEVFDIRLLLENNILEILINQNKLTEEDFLTLENIVNSMIHVVNGPEDVEKKAVIINMKDMEFHRFIWKKSGSSRRVEILEGIFFQLRMAMLYDTNETGNLLVTATDHYEIIKHLRSKDLERCKKALREHIISYKDGRF